From the genome of Bordetella sp. H567, one region includes:
- the yajC gene encoding preprotein translocase subunit YajC yields MSFSDTLGVVVAQAAATESALMNILPIVLMFVILYFLMIRPQMKRQKEHRNLLAALSKGDEVVTAGGVLGKVTRVTDTYITVEIAEAADKPVEVVVQKSAVSTVLPKGTIKAL; encoded by the coding sequence ATGTCCTTTTCCGACACCCTCGGCGTTGTCGTTGCCCAAGCAGCCGCTACCGAAAGCGCGCTGATGAACATCCTGCCCATCGTGCTGATGTTCGTCATCCTGTATTTCCTGATGATCCGCCCGCAAATGAAGCGGCAGAAGGAGCATCGCAACCTGCTGGCCGCGCTGAGCAAGGGCGACGAAGTCGTCACCGCCGGCGGGGTGCTGGGCAAGGTGACGCGCGTCACCGACACCTATATCACCGTGGAAATCGCCGAAGCCGCGGACAAGCCGGTCGAAGTCGTCGTGCAGAAGTCCGCCGTCTCGACCGTCCTGCCCAAGGGAACCATCAAGGCGCTGTAA